The archaeon genome includes the window GAGAAGTCCCGCGAGTCGACCCTCTCAGACATGAAGGCGGCTCTCGTTGTGAGGCTGCTCTGCACCCGCGCCGGGCTCCAGCCGAAGGCACTGGCTATCTCGTTGAGCCTGAAGCTCCTGTCCAGGACCTCACCTGGGGTAGTAGGGCTGAAGGAGTCGGTAGGGTAGTCGTACCTGAATACATTTTGGACTGCGAACCCATCTCCATCCAGAGGACGGATCTCGTCGACGCTGACGACTCTCCTGACTATCCTCCCGTCGGGAAGCGCCGTCTTCTTCATGGTGGCGATCGATGTGAGGTCGCGCACGTGCCCGGCTTCGAACCTCATCGGTGGCGTCGTCAGCCGCTGGACGCACCTCTCGGCACTCTCCGCGTGAATGGTGGTCATCGTAGAGACCCCGAGAGTGATCGCTGCCGCCAGGGTCTCCGACTCTTCGCCGCGCATTTCGCCCAGGCTCAGGATCGTCGGAGAGAACCTCAGAGAGAGCTTGAGAAGGTCGGCGAGGGAGTACTCGTACCTACCGGAGGCTGGCGAAATCCCCGCCCTGTGCGAACGGGTCTTGAGCCTCTGCCAGTGGAGATGGTCGGGCAGATTGATCTCGAGCACGTCCTCTGCCGTCACCACCTTGGACCTTGGGTTGGCGAGCGCGAGAATGGCGTTCATCAGGGTCGTCTTGCCCGAATTCGTCTCCCCTGCGATGAGGACGTTCGTGGTCCTCTCTAGCAGGAGCCAGAAGTATGCAGCCATCAAGACCGTCAGGGTCTTGTGCGAATGTTCCTCTTCGTAGGCGCGAACGGATGTCTGTCGTCCCAGGTGGTGGCGGGCGCGATGCCCCGCTCTCTCCTCAGACGCCAACTGCATGAGCGTGATGGGTCGCTCCTTCTGCTTTCTGATGGCAAGGGTCGAGCCAGGCCTCGAGATCTCGTCACCGAGGGTGGCGGTGACCCGCCTGTCTGATAGACCGTGTATGGTGACCTCAAGGGAAGGTTGTGCGAGCGAGACCGACGTACCTCCCAGCTGGGCAAGCCTTCTGATGAAGGCCTGGAGCCTGGCCTCGTCCTGGTAGACTATGTTCGTCTTCATGAAGACCTGGTCGCTGAAGTCCCTGTGGAGGACCCTCACCGGTTTGTCGTAACGCGTGACCGAAATCTCCTCGATTCTGTCGTCGTTGACCACGGGGTCCAGCTCCCAGAAGCCGGCGTAGTCCCTCATCATGTAGTAGAGCAGCTTGGGCTTGGCCGCGTCTACGTGCTCGCGTATCGAGAGCTCGGAGGCCGCTCTCAATAGATACTCGGCCAGAATCTCCTCTATTGGCCCCGTCGCTTCCGAAGGAATCGACGTCCGCAGGTTTGTCTTCAGCAGCTCAAGTGCCGCTCTTTCCGCCTCGCTAAGCTCGGGCGGCCTCACGTGGTAATGGCACGCATCCTCGAATTCGACTATCGAGATCAGGGACGAGGACTCGGGACCCACGTCTCGCGGGACCCGGTAGGACTCGAGGACGATGCCCCTTCGTTCGGCGTGACCTCCTGACTCCTGCGAACCAGGCAAGGATGAGATTTCGGCGTCATCATATGCGACCCAGGCTGGCGTCTCCATTCACCTTGGGACCTTGCGCATCGATTTAACCCGCCCCCAGACTCCCTCCCGAATCTTTCACTTTGCATACGGTGAGAAGTGAAGAACACTTTCGAGATACTCCCACCTTGTTCTATGAAATTGTTGCGTAATCGCTTAAATGAAACTGGGGCGAATAATACCGTAGGAACAAGCATGTACATCAGCCAGGCTCAGAAGCCGGTGCCCACTTGCGGACTCTGCGGAAGGTCTCTCGGGATTGGCTTCTACTACAACTGCCATGTGTGTGGCGCCACCTACTGCTACGCCCACAGCCCTCAGAAGTGCGACCACAGGAAGGTCAGGTCTCCACCGATGAGGATACCCCTTCCCGACCGCACCTGACCCCCATACGTTCCTATCGCCCCCCAGACCGTGTAGTATCAACTGCCTCCAGAGTGGGTATATACGGTGGATTGAGTGGGCCTGCTGTTGAAGTCTGAAGTCAAATCTGATTCGGCGCCTCAACCAGCCGGCCCGTATTCGCAGGCTGTGGACGCCGGTGCCGTCTATTGCGCAGGGCAGCTCGGCATAGACCGGGCATCGGGAAGACTGGAAGAAGGGATTGCCGCACAGACTTCGCGCGCCTTGACCAACCTAGAGTCGGTGCTCAGCGCCGCCGGCCTTGGACTGCGCAACGTCGTGAAGACGACAGTGTTCCTTGCGGACCTCGCTGAGTACTCCGCCATGAATGAGGAATACGCCCGTCACTTTGAGCAGCCTTATCCGGCGAGGACGACCGTTGGGGCCGCAGCCCTGCCTAGGGGAGCCAGGGTCGAAATCGACGCAGTCGCGGTCCGATAGCGGCGATCTCCTCCTACGCCCGCGCCTTCCTGTAGGGTCCTCTGCTCCTCTTCCGTGCCTTTTTCTTGCGTGCCGCCTTCA containing:
- a CDS encoding type II/IV secretion system ATPase subunit; this translates as METPAWVAYDDAEISSLPGSQESGGHAERRGIVLESYRVPRDVGPESSSLISIVEFEDACHYHVRPPELSEAERAALELLKTNLRTSIPSEATGPIEEILAEYLLRAASELSIREHVDAAKPKLLYYMMRDYAGFWELDPVVNDDRIEEISVTRYDKPVRVLHRDFSDQVFMKTNIVYQDEARLQAFIRRLAQLGGTSVSLAQPSLEVTIHGLSDRRVTATLGDEISRPGSTLAIRKQKERPITLMQLASEERAGHRARHHLGRQTSVRAYEEEHSHKTLTVLMAAYFWLLLERTTNVLIAGETNSGKTTLMNAILALANPRSKVVTAEDVLEINLPDHLHWQRLKTRSHRAGISPASGRYEYSLADLLKLSLRFSPTILSLGEMRGEESETLAAAITLGVSTMTTIHAESAERCVQRLTTPPMRFEAGHVRDLTSIATMKKTALPDGRIVRRVVSVDEIRPLDGDGFAVQNVFRYDYPTDSFSPTTPGEVLDRSFRLNEIASAFGWSPARVQSSLTTRAAFMSERVDSRDFSPESLSKMVREFSEGELTGEAQS